The proteins below are encoded in one region of Paenibacillus sp. YYML68:
- a CDS encoding DNRLRE domain-containing protein has product MNKKTAAWLTSAVLALSIGAVPAHAGVDPSLPDWSKAGYKGGQSIPTSGTIINLTTKGIAANDGVDDSNALQKVIDDIRSGALKVNGAVVSESNRAILLLPSGQVDLNKQIRVDASYITLRGAGSNPTTGTRIVFKPAATYTVEDGLPVIDGKLWPGYAAFRVEDRTKHANETNYEGSINFHWLSGVKVASGGGGTKGSDKVYLASGNGSKFKAGDTVYVGAANTKELYDQMGAPSSYRENGHMRTQMFKVVSVSGDTLTIDKNLEFDIPYSNGGQIGGSTYYSKVMPVTAVKGVGFESFYFTQDISYTPYASTVNANDYNATSNPNGVGLKYTNALPEYAVHGILFKWAQDGWVKGIRTYMTGSHPIVTEFAKNMDIRDNTIYGAWNKGKGGHGYVRGSKLYDSKIVNNTIDRTRHLTLQWSATGNVVQSNTISVDMNLHGGWERRNLIENNAISVPYEHYSWGEGEGGTESDGTWYPIWWGAGPHASKWSGATGEQNVLFNNTMSKQETKGGAYVTYSPYTSATTIYQLGWDGANWKHLENPAGTLISTWGGNEKVNYSLSPNAGAYHCLSFTGTSLLGNGTATNSCGGSSGGGTPGTPGTPVTLSPSDDSYIRDGSYAGNNYGTTSSMYLKTSSSGNTRHTYLKFDLSNLNSLSSAKLRIYGSASYATTMTAYKTSDSWSEATINWNNKPAAGSNAGSVDMNTTSTYYEIDLTSYASSELSGDQVLSVVLIENSGKYVELNSSENSTNKPQLVILP; this is encoded by the coding sequence ATGAATAAGAAAACCGCTGCATGGTTAACATCGGCAGTGTTAGCTCTCAGTATAGGTGCAGTGCCCGCCCATGCAGGGGTAGACCCATCCTTGCCGGACTGGTCCAAGGCTGGCTACAAGGGAGGACAGTCGATTCCGACGAGTGGTACCATCATTAATCTGACGACTAAGGGTATTGCGGCAAATGATGGTGTGGATGACTCGAATGCCTTGCAGAAGGTGATCGATGATATTCGCAGCGGTGCGCTGAAGGTCAACGGTGCTGTTGTTAGCGAGAGCAATCGTGCGATCCTGCTGCTGCCGTCAGGTCAGGTGGACCTCAATAAGCAGATTCGTGTCGATGCCAGCTACATTACGCTTCGTGGAGCGGGCTCCAACCCAACAACAGGTACGAGAATTGTCTTCAAGCCTGCAGCTACGTATACCGTAGAGGACGGACTGCCAGTTATCGATGGGAAGCTGTGGCCGGGCTACGCTGCATTCCGGGTGGAGGATCGTACCAAGCATGCGAACGAGACGAATTACGAGGGCAGCATTAACTTCCACTGGCTCTCCGGAGTGAAGGTCGCATCGGGTGGCGGTGGAACGAAGGGGAGCGATAAGGTATATCTCGCTTCGGGCAACGGAAGTAAATTCAAGGCAGGCGATACCGTATATGTTGGCGCGGCCAACACCAAAGAGCTGTATGACCAGATGGGAGCGCCGTCCTCGTACCGTGAGAATGGTCATATGCGTACACAGATGTTCAAGGTGGTGAGTGTCAGCGGCGATACGTTGACCATCGATAAGAACCTGGAATTTGACATTCCATATAGCAACGGAGGGCAGATTGGAGGCTCCACCTATTACAGCAAGGTGATGCCCGTCACAGCCGTGAAGGGCGTCGGCTTCGAGTCCTTCTACTTCACACAGGACATCTCTTATACACCGTATGCGAGCACTGTGAATGCGAACGATTATAACGCAACGAGCAATCCGAATGGCGTCGGGCTGAAGTATACGAATGCGCTGCCCGAGTATGCGGTTCATGGCATCCTCTTTAAGTGGGCGCAGGATGGCTGGGTGAAGGGAATCCGTACGTACATGACGGGCTCCCATCCGATAGTGACGGAATTCGCCAAGAACATGGACATTCGCGACAACACGATCTATGGGGCCTGGAATAAGGGCAAGGGCGGGCACGGCTATGTTCGCGGCTCGAAGCTCTATGATAGCAAGATCGTCAACAACACGATTGATCGAACGCGTCATCTTACGCTGCAATGGTCAGCTACAGGCAATGTGGTGCAATCCAATACGATATCCGTCGATATGAACCTCCATGGCGGCTGGGAGCGGCGCAACCTGATCGAGAACAATGCGATCTCAGTGCCATATGAGCATTACAGCTGGGGTGAAGGAGAAGGAGGCACAGAATCGGACGGTACGTGGTATCCGATCTGGTGGGGAGCAGGACCTCATGCTTCCAAGTGGTCGGGGGCGACCGGGGAGCAGAATGTATTGTTCAACAACACGATGTCCAAGCAGGAGACGAAGGGCGGAGCTTATGTCACGTATTCCCCATACACGTCGGCGACGACCATCTACCAGCTGGGCTGGGATGGAGCGAACTGGAAGCATCTGGAGAATCCAGCAGGCACTCTTATCTCGACTTGGGGCGGTAATGAGAAGGTCAACTATTCGCTCTCGCCTAATGCGGGTGCTTACCATTGCTTAAGCTTCACAGGGACTTCATTGCTAGGCAACGGTACGGCGACGAACAGCTGTGGCGGCAGCAGCGGCGGCGGTACACCTGGTACGCCTGGTACACCTGTCACTCTCAGTCCGAGCGATGATTCCTATATACGTGATGGAAGCTACGCCGGGAACAATTACGGCACGACGTCCAGCATGTATCTGAAGACATCATCCAGCGGGAACACCCGTCACACGTATCTCAAGTTTGATCTATCCAATCTTAACTCGTTATCCAGCGCTAAGCTGCGGATCTATGGTAGCGCTTCCTATGCCACAACGATGACAGCGTATAAGACGTCAGACAGTTGGTCCGAAGCGACGATCAATTGGAACAACAAGCCAGCTGCAGGCAGCAATGCAGGTAGTGTGGACATGAACACGACCTCGACATATTATGAGATCGATCTGACCTCCTATGCGAGCAGCGAGCTGTCCGGAGACCAGGTACTGTCGGTGGTGCTCATCGAGAATTCAGGTAAATATGTGGAGCTGAACAGCTCCGAGAACAGCACGAACAAGCCGCAGTTGGTTATTCTCCCATAA